ATGGCCCCATCCCAAACTGTCAGGTACCTACCAACAGCTGAGTGGAacttttaattttatttcaTCGGGTGACCAATGAACCACAGTTGAGATGACATTGACACAAAGTTCATTGACAAATAAATGTAAATTTATGACCAGCATTACAGAGTCGCTGACACAGAAAAAAGAGTATCTGATTCGGCGCGTCAAAATTATATTAGGTACACCGTGCTATGCTGCAGTAGAataagtaaaaaaaaaaaggcttgaTAGATCACTAGCGCATGGTCGTCCCAACTTTGAACCAAAAGCTTGAAAGCTTTAATGAAACGCCATCCAATCTCGTCTCATCCCGTCGTCCCAGAACGTCGACTGATTTTCGAGCTCCGTTCACTTCATAAGTCTGCACCTCGGAAAGCAAAGAACGTAGCTTGTTTACAAAGCAAGGACGGCACCGAAAAGACCAAGaagagcagcagcgccgATAGTGGCGGCGGAGGCGCCAGAGCCGGCAGGCGTGGTGGCAGAGGGagagccgccgctggtgccgcTGGGGttcctgctgccgccgctggtgctggtggggGAAGCGGTGGGAGAGGCAGCAGAGGTGCCGTTGGTCTTGGGGACGCCAGTCGACATGGAGGGCATGGTGGtgctggccgaggccgaagagTTGCCGGCGTGGGTGGTGGTAGGGGCGGCGCTGGAGGAGGTAGGAACAGCGGTGGGGACGTTCTTGCACAGGGCCTCGCCGTTGGTGGCAGCCTTGGAGAGGTCGCCAGGGTCGGTGCACTTGGCGAGCAGGCAAGGAGTAGCGACGTTGGCAatgtccttcttcttctcaccACACTGGCAGGCGACGTCGGTGCCGTTGCAGCCGGAAGAGGCAATAGCGCTGCTCAGACAGTCGACAGCGCAGGCGGGGAGGGAAGAGAGGTCCTGAGCGACGACggccgtggcggcggcggcgaggatgaTGGAGAACTTCAttttggtttgtttgtttggtttttCAATGGTGAGTGGTTGAAAAGCGAGTGTGATGAAGTGAGTTGTATATATTAAAATGATATGTAGATGTGAGTTTGTAAAGAAACGCAGACAAACAGAGCTTGTTGGTTAGGCAAGGAGAATGACGTGAATCCCAAATTGAGGAGACAGCGACGCCTTTTCTATTAATGACCCCCGGTAGAGTAGCAACCATGAACAAATTAAAAGACCACCTCATTGCGGTGGCCCGACAACAACACCGGCCAGACCCCTGATCAGCACGACAACTGGCGTCGTATTCACGCTGCAACTGACTTTCCCATCCTGGGTGGCTGTTTTCCTTGTCCCTCCACACCACCCATTGGCCTGATTCCGGGATCGCTAGAGTAGCCTAGACACGCCACGGGGCGGCGGCTGGGAACAGCATTTTACCAGCTGATTGGATTGGATCGTAGGCCATGCGATGGGGCATTGAAAGAGGCGCCGCTTTTCCTTGTCTGCTTCCGGGATGTATGTGATTCCCGCACCGTGCGGGACTTGCTACCTGGTATAAACACACATATTAGGTTTTCTAGTCGCTTCTCGGCCCCACTGGTGCGGGGAACAGGGGGCGGGCGAGTAGGCCAATGGAAGCAAGTCGGGCAAAGCAAGCCAAAAAGTGCTTGCCTCGACTACCTTCTTCAACGTTCAGCCAATTAATTAGGGGGAGTTCGAACAGGTAGCACAAAGTTCAAAGAATGCCTTTGCAAGCAAGGATTATGCATCCCTCCCATTTTGATATTACGAAGTCGCAACCTCCAGACTCATAAGCTGGGTAAAACCGGGTGATTTGATGCGGGTTCGTctgtttccctttttttccccattcCTGTTTCCCCATATCTTGGCTGTCCTTTCGAAAAGTCAAATGGGCAAGCGACTCATTAAACCCAATCACGAATCGGTTTTATTAAAAAAATTTCGCCCAAACGTCCGTGAGAGAGATAATCATGTAGCAAATACCTGGTTGTCCACACGCATGTGGGTTCAATTGTGACCTTGACTTCGGAACGCCTATGTTTATCATGCATTCTGCCCACCTACCGGGTAGACACCTACTACGCTGTAGCGTCGAGACTGGACCCAACTCGAAATCTCGTTCTTTTCCAAAACAAGACCCAATCTAACACATACAACAACTTACAGCGTCACAGCACTACTGCTAACTCTTTCGCATCCCCTTCACATAGTCACAGTTTTTGCCTCTTAAGGCATTTACCTCGGGGTCTAGCGCAGCCTCTAATgaagcttctttttttttttctgtctttttcCAACAAGCTTGCTCGATCAGTTTTCGCAAGCGCGAATTGGGGAGCGAACCAGCTATCCGCACTGTCCCGGAAGCGCCGTTTACTCTCGGCGCAGTTTATGCACACGCAAGATACAGGTAACGGGCTGTACCCCAGCAAGGCTCAGCTTGTACGGGTTATGATTTTCGCCCTCGCAAAGCATCTCGCTCATACCTACTATTTAGGCAGATGCCCCATCAATACGTCCGAGTCCGTCTTTCCAACCTGGAGGCCGCATTTGACTCGGAATGAGGTAGACGATCGCCGGTGCGAAATGCCTTTTCTAGCCAGGCCGCGGTGAGGCTGTGCATTTCTGGGGCTTTCTGCGATACATGGCTGCGATACCGGCACTAGACTTGTGGCGAGTGTGTCTACCACGTATACACGTAGTATAAATTTGTTTTATCTCTATATAGTACAGTATACTGTTCTCGTTACCGGACTTGTCATGACGTGGCATGGTCCAAGTGCGGGCTGGGAATGCCAGAGGTTGACGTAGAAGCTTGCGTTTGCTCATACATTCTGACAAGCCTGAGTCAAAAGACtgcgcttttttttcgtaaaAACTGTGTGGCGCATCGTCAAGGTACTCGGTACGGACTATGCTGTCACTTCGTTTTGCTTCTGCCAAGAGGAAACGCCAAAGTTCAACGGCAGTGGCGCAGGTGAACCATCGAGTAACGACTCTCCAGGAGTACTTTGTACCATGTCCTGCAACTTTACCCGCCTCTCTTCAGTCTCATACGTTTTCGGCCATTTGCATGTCCACAAAGACGCCCAATGCATGCAGCCTCATGTAGGCACTCTCAGCCCTGGATGAACTAGTCTAATTGTCAAGCTTTCGCCCAGTCGGACCACAACTGGTCGCATTTCACGCAACGATATGCAGCTAGGCAGTGGCAATCCTCAAAATAGAACAGGGCCTTTGCTAGCCCTGCGGGGCTGACGGTATGCGGGTGCGAAAGGGAAGCAATGATAATTGCGTAACAAGGAGGCTTGGGCTTTTACTAAAGCGGCGCTATCGTCTACGCCTACATGTGACAgaattttaaaaaaatcCAATGCTGATTGTCTTGGACTCGGGGACTCGAGATCACAACAAACAAAGGACCAGTGGCGAGGAAAACTCCCCTACACACTTCAGGTACCAAATCAGAGATTGGCTTGGAATGACTTCCACTGTCCAGTCAAAAACTCAATAACATCCTTGGCGAACACCTCGGGCTGCTCGTGCGCCGCGAAGTGGCCACCCTTCTGTTGCTCGCGCCAGAAAACGACGTTGTTTTCCTTCTCGAACAAGACCCTTGGCGAGACGGCAATCTGAAAATCATGGGGAGTTAGTTACACGAAACGGTCAGCTTTTGTTCCCTGATTTGCGTGATTTGGATTTCGTAACCACGATGAGAACAAGGGCAATAAAAAGGAGGACCTGACATACCTCTTTTGGGAAATGGGACACGCCGACGGGGTTGTCAACGCGGTTCCTAGCCAATAGTTTGGCGGCAGGTTCGGCAACGTGTTGCTTCATTTGTTCGCCAAAGTTTGCGCGGTACATCTGTATGGCGGTCGTCGGACCGGGGAAGTAATGCAGCAGCGTCCAGGTAATGTATTCGTCGGTCGTGTAGCCGCCGCCGGGGAGGTTTTCCAGATCCGACCAGAGGTTCATCTTGTCCGCCATCCAGGAAAGCCTTGTGTAGATGCGGGTGTTTCTTTTGTCAGTATAACCTGCAGGGAAAGGCGTTTTGCTCGCcgtgggaaaaaaagaaaaggtacTACCACTCACATGGCTACAGGAGAATCGTGCTGTCAAgaacaaaagacaaaaagagcTGTCAGCAAAACGGGAATGATAAACATTCTCAAACCAAGAGTTAAAAAAGACACAAGCTCATCTTACCAGAGCAAACCCAAAGGTGCGCGGTTTGGTAGCTTGTACAGCTGTGTATGCCTGCTCGTAGTCTTTGTACCATTGAAAGCGCTCGACCGCTGCCAGCTCGGCCTCGGTGAGATTTGCCGATTCTTCAGGCGACAGTTCAGAAGAGGTTACATAGGGCTATTTTGGATATGTCGAGGGTTGTTCAAACCGTCGCAACCAGTCAGTAACTCTTGCTTTCTCACTCTCTGGTGGCCAGaccgagagaaaaaaaaaaagaaaaaaaaacacagacCATGTTCACGTGCAAAGCAACGGCATGCTCAGGATGCTGCATCAAGAGAGCCCTCGACACGATGGCACCCCAGTCCCCTCCCTGCACCACGTAGCGGTCATAACCCAGCCTCACCATCAGGTGATGAAAGACGTCGGCGTGGTGAAACATGTTGAACCCGGCCTGCCTGGGCAGGCTGCTCCAGCCGTAGCCCATGAGGCTCGGGGCCACAACATCGAACCCGGCCGCGTTCAGGGCCGGCAGCGCCTTTTGCACCTCGGCAAAGTTGCCGGGCCAGCCGTGGATGAAGATGAGCGGGATggcggggccgccgctggcggGCTTCTGGGTGGCCTTGACGTGCGCAAAGTGCACCTCGACCGGGTCAAAGGTCTGCCCGGCCTTGTTGGTGGCGGAGAGCTTGATGGTGGTCTTGAACTGCGGCATCTCGTTGAGCTTGGCCTCGTGTTCCCGCCACGAGTACCCATTGCGCCAGTGCGAGACGGTGCGGCGGATGAAGTCCACCGTCACGCCGTTTTCCTCGTCCCATTCTACGTCGTCTATGTTGTCGGGGATACGGGCCAGGTCGAGCCTCTTGTTGAGGTTGTCCAGCTCCTCGTCCGATATTTTTATCTGGGAGTGTTTTTTGCCTGATTTTCAGCTCTCGGGAACTTGATCGGGTGTGCCTACCACTAAGATGATTTACACATCTTGCCCGCCTCCGGAAGTTCCACCATGATGTTCCGCGGTTGGAGTGATCCCTGAACTTCCCACCGGCACTTCAACTCACCTTGAAGGGCCTGATTTCGTCCGTCATTGTTGTCTTAATTTCGCAACAGCTATGCACCAATAATCTGAAAGTAGTCAAGTTTTGCAACAGAAAGCTCAGGAGAATACAGCCAAAAGAGAAAGTAATGTAGTCCGGAAAGATCAGGCTGCGCGTGGTGCGACTGTCATCTGGTCTTTATGAGCAAAATGATGCAAGGCTGCGACCCTGTATTGCATATCAACCGCGGATGCATATGTTTACCCCTCTCACCAAGGAACTAACCTTGCCGGTGCCAGATTTCTAGATCTCCCCGCAGCATCCGACCGACTCGACCTGATGCTTTGGACCGAAAGCAAGCTGCCCTATGGCGAATGGTATCTGCGGTCTCATCGGGGTCTCGGGTAGACAGCCGTCCGAGTAGCCAAACAGGGTTCTAGCTGCGATTCGTATCGACAAAGTATAATTTATCATTTTGCAATCATAATCATGGTAAATTTGTCGGCCCATTAGTAAATCTCCGGAGTCCGTTTAGAATGCGAGAACAAGAAcaattccaaaaaaaaaaaaaaaaaaaaaaaaagtttggtcCAGCCAATGGTTTGCTATAACGTTTTGGACCTTAAATATCCCGTAAATGCATAATTTCCCAAAATAGGAATGAAAAACAATAAAAAGGCCGAACCAGAACATCCTCCGGGCGACGGCGACACCCGCCATATTTTTTCAACGGAAATATTGCGGGCGTAAAATTCCGGGCTttttccgttttttttttggctgcgGAGTTTTGTTTTGCGCGACGGACTTGAGGGCTGTTAGCACCTCCGAAACCCGGCTTGCCGGGCACATCTTGCGGTCTTATCGGGGTCTCGGGTAAACAGCCGTCCGAGTAGCCAAACAGGGTTCTAGCTGCGATTCGTATCGACAAAATATaatttattattttgcaattATAATTATGGTAAATTTGTCGGCCCATTAGTAAATTTCCGGAGTCCGTTTAAAATGCGAGAACAAGAAtaattccaaaaaaaaaaaaaaaaagtttggtcCAGCCAGTGGTTTGTTACAACGTTTTGGACCTTAAGTATCCCGTAAGTGCATAGTTTCCCAAGATAGGAatgaaaaataataaaaaggcCGAACCAGAATATCCTCCGGGCGACGGCGACACCCGCCATATTTTCTCAACGGAAATATTGCGGGCGTAAAATTCCGGGCTCCTTCCGCTTTTTCTTGGCTGCGGAGTTTTGCTCTGCGCGACGGACTTGAGGGCTGTTAGCACCTCCGAAACCCGGCTTGCCGGGCATCAGATGTGCCCGGATCGCCGTGTTTATGGGCTAAAAAGCTGTGGTATTGATGTTGTGTTCTATTTCAGGCTTCGATTTTAATATGTAATGTGCCATGGTGGGGAAGACTTTTATACCCCTCTCCGAAGCTAAGGCAGGTGCGACATATAGGCTTTATGTTCACTACTTGTAAAAGCGGTTTTCTACAAAGGCCGCCACTTACTCGTAAGTCTAGATAATCTATTCATTCAAGGACCTCAGAATCTGGCTATCATAATTGGTCCCACTGTCGTCAACAACGTATTCTCTTGAGTAGATTTCACGTTTCACAAGAGTAAAAATCCCATATAATCGAAGCGCAAACAAATCAACATAATCCTCACTGCTTCAATCATCAGCAGCAACTCATTTGATCCACGGGAAACATGGGAGGCTGCGTATTTCCAAAAAGGGCAGCAACGATGAAAGAAATCAAGCCCTAAACGCCTGCACAAATTCATGCAGCCTGTCAATGACGATCGGCACGAACGCATTCAAGTTATCGTCGATGATACGCTCAAACAACCTTAGCGCCTCTTCTTCGTTCATGTCCAGGTGGAACCGGTCTTTGACCTTGATGACGGCCTTGTCCGGCTCGAGCTTGATGTCGGGTATGTTTGCATCCACCATGAGGCTGAAAAGGTTAAGAATCAGGTTGCTCGACTTGCGAAGTGCCGAAAATGCCAGGAAACAATACTGCTTAAAGGCTCGGTAGCCGTCGGAGCCTGCTCCACCCATAGCGTCCACCATCTCACGCGAAAGCTTCATCGCTGGTGCGAATGGTTTCGGGTCCCGCCCGAGGATGAAACCAAAATCAGCGTGGAAGAAGTGTCCGTCCGGCGCGAGCAGAAGGTTGTCCAAGTGGCGGTCGCCGACTCCCAGGATATACGTGATGACACAGTACCCTGCGCATGACCGGACAAACATGTCGTGAGCCTCCTTGCGCACCCCGAGCGGCGCCGCGTCGTCTGGGTTGTGGTGCCTCAGGTACGCAAGTGCCGGGGGAACGTTGGATCGGCTGAACCGGTTCGCTATGGTCTGGAAGCTCTGGGATGCGACGAATTGCGTGAGACCGGCGCTTGTGCTTGTTGCCAAGATCTTGTAAGGAGATAACTTCAGGTCTAGATTCTCCTTTTGCAACAGCTGGTCCATCAACGTGATGATTTGCACGACAAGCTGGTCTTGTCGTAGATCATCACCCGTCTTGAAGAGTATTGGGTACTTTTGTCCAGTATCCGTCTTGAAGGTGACTTTGATGGGATGTAGTGAAGATTTGAACACGGTGCTCTCATCGGGGACGACACCGACGATTTTCTGGGATGGGTCGAGAGGCAACGGCAGCGGTGGGTTTATGGTGATCAGCTCATTCTTGGGATCAGCGAGAAGGTGCTTCACCCTATCTGTTCTTCGTGCGATTGACTCGTTTGCCTCCTTGATCTCTGCTGAGATCTTGGACAGTATGGCTATCCATTCTGCCTGCCTAAGCAGGGTCTTGCGGGTATCCGCGCCGCCAGGACGGGCGACTAATTCCGTCATGAAGTCATAGGCAACCTTGCGGTAGATAGTCCTATACTCTGGTAGCTGATCTTGACTCAGATCGTCGCATTCCACCATGAGATACCAGTAGAAGTAATTGCCCAGCATGAAATTCTGACTGGCTCTCGCGATCAAAAAGCGGGCAAGAGATGAATCCTGTGCCGCTGCCACCCCACCCGCCTCGGCTGCCTCTCGATGACCGCGATCGATAGTAGGAATATGCTCAAACTTCAAGGCCTGCACCAGCTGTAGAAGGTAAAGTAGTAACTCTCCGTCATCAGCTTTACGAAGCCGATCGACCGCATACGCCCTTACTGCAGGGTACTCAAACGTCGGACCAAGCAGTTCAAGAGCATCGTCGACATCGATCTCGGTCCACTTGGCCAACACCTGCACCGCCTGTCGGGATTCGCTCTGGTCTTGCCAGCTTACCGACTTGACAAACTTGGTCAAAGCCCTCTTGTCGCGGCTGAGATGGTAACGGAACTTCCAGACAAGGTCGCGCTCGTCTGGCGTCAGTGGATGTGTAGGCGAGTATGAAAGTATATTGTTGAGTTCATCGCGGGTCTTCGGGTTCGGCTTCAGATCCTTATCCATCACGCCATGGCGGTGCTGACCACGGACCAACCTGCGGTGTTTACTCTCTGCTGGGTTGTCTTTGGCGCCCACCTCTGGATCATATACACGCACCAGCCTTGTGCCAAGACCGGCAGGTTCTCCAGGACTGTTGATACCAGGACCGTAGAGAACCTCTGGAGGAGGCTTGAGCGCGACGCTTGATTGCGATGCCGACATGTGCTGGAGAGAAGAGATTGGAGGTGGTGGATATCCATGGTCGGCAAAGACTACGGGAAAGTCAAACCGAGGCAGTTCAATGTTCAGCTTGAATAAAGACGCTCTTTCCTCTTCCTGGCCCGACCCGGAATCGTCGCCGTTTGCTTTTTGAAGGGCTCTCTGCCTTTGCAGGGTTTTCAGAGATGACCTGGCCGTCTGGATCCCACGTTTCTCGAACCCTCGAAATACCAGCTGGTCAAGCCACTCAACGCGTGGTATCTCGCCCATTTCGTGCTTCTTGAACAGTTTCTCCATCCGCTCCAACTCCTCTGCATCCTCGTCGACGACAACGGAATCCTTGCGTCTAGGGTCATTCCTCCTCTTGAGTAAAATCGCCGGGGTTTTGGTGTCATCGCACCCGTCGGCAAGTTTGTGTCTGTGCACATGACACTTTTGCCTGCCCTTCTGTGCCTGATTATCACCATCAAACAGCGGCAACGTCGTACCACCAAACGGTACCGCGTGGCCCTGGGCCTGatctctctctccctctccaGGCTGCGGTGAAAGATCCCAGATAGTAATGGCGAGGTGCGCATTCAGAGGAACGTCGCAGTATTTGATGGGCAAAGTCAGCCATTCGTTCCAACGGCGCTCGGTTTTGAAGGCCTTGTATGCCGTCTGCACCGGTACCGTCAACGGCTTGGACCCGGCCCAGACTTGAACCGTGACGTAGAGGTCCGAGTTTGGGCTCATGTTGGAGCCGACATGGCGCAGTTCGGGGTGCTGCAACAGCGTCGAGAAGTGGTATGGAATCTCGTCGCCCTCGAGATTGATGATGCGCACGCTGATGGGGAAGTCGAGCGCGTCGGAGCTTCCAAACGAGAATGGCTCCGTCTCTCTCATTGCGCCAGACTTGAGTTGTAAATGGGACCCCCGATACTATCGAGCCATGGCATGGGATTGAAAATTCACTATTGATGGGCTGGCTACAATCAGTCAGTCATTCAGCCATGCATCACGTTGCGATGCGGTCACGGGAGAAGTCTAAGCTGAGTTAGCGACATCGAAGGTCAAGCTTGAGCTCCAGCTACTGTACCTGTTTGGCTGACCCCACCCAGTGGGGTTGGGTGAGCTGCATTACTACC
Above is a genomic segment from Pyricularia oryzae 70-15 chromosome 7, whole genome shotgun sequence containing:
- a CDS encoding epoxide hydrolase domain-containing protein; amino-acid sequence: MTDEIRPFKIKISDEELDNLNKRLDLARIPDNIDDVEWDEENGVTVDFIRRTVSHWRNGYSWREHEAKLNEMPQFKTTIKLSATNKAGQTFDPVEVHFAHVKATQKPASGGPAIPLIFIHGWPGNFAEVQKALPALNAAGFDVVAPSLMGYGWSSLPRQAGFNMFHHADVFHHLMVRLGYDRYVVQGGDWGAIVSRALLMQHPEHAVALHVNMPYVTSSELSPEESANLTEAELAAVERFQWYKDYEQAYTAVQATKPRTFGFALHDSPVAMLSWMADKMNLWSDLENLPGGGYTTDEYITWTLLHYFPGPTTAIQMYRANFGEQMKQHVAEPAAKLLARNRVDNPVGVSHFPKEIAVSPRVLFEKENNVVFWREQQKGGHFAAHEQPEVFAKDVIEFLTGQWKSFQANL
- a CDS encoding phosphatidylinositol 3-kinase catalytic subunit; this encodes MRETEPFSFGSSDALDFPISVRIINLEGDEIPYHFSTLLQHPELRHVGSNMSPNSDLYVTVQVWAGSKPLTVPVQTAYKAFKTERRWNEWLTLPIKYCDVPLNAHLAITIWDLSPQPGEGERDQAQGHAVPFGGTTLPLFDGDNQAQKGRQKCHVHRHKLADGCDDTKTPAILLKRRNDPRRKDSVVVDEDAEELERMEKLFKKHEMGEIPRVEWLDQLVFRGFEKRGIQTARSSLKTLQRQRALQKANGDDSGSGQEEERASLFKLNIELPRFDFPVVFADHGYPPPPISSLQHMSASQSSVALKPPPEVLYGPGINSPGEPAGLGTRLVRVYDPEVGAKDNPAESKHRRLVRGQHRHGVMDKDLKPNPKTRDELNNILSYSPTHPLTPDERDLVWKFRYHLSRDKRALTKFVKSVSWQDQSESRQAVQVLAKWTEIDVDDALELLGPTFEYPAVRAYAVDRLRKADDGELLLYLLQLVQALKFEHIPTIDRGHREAAEAGGVAAAQDSSLARFLIARASQNFMLGNYFYWYLMVECDDLSQDQLPEYRTIYRKVAYDFMTELVARPGGADTRKTLLRQAEWIAILSKISAEIKEANESIARRTDRVKHLLADPKNELITINPPLPLPLDPSQKIVGVVPDESTVFKSSLHPIKVTFKTDTGQKYPILFKTGDDLRQDQLVVQIITLMDQLLQKENLDLKLSPYKILATSTSAGLTQFVASQSFQTIANRFSRSNVPPALAYLRHHNPDDAAPLGVRKEAHDMFVRSCAGYCVITYILGVGDRHLDNLLLAPDGHFFHADFGFILGRDPKPFAPAMKLSREMVDAMGGAGSDGYRAFKQYCFLAFSALRKSSNLILNLFSLMVDANIPDIKLEPDKAVIKVKDRFHLDMNEEEALRLFERIIDDNLNAFVPIVIDRLHEFVQAFRA